The Streptomyces sp. NBC_01142 genomic interval GGGTCACGTCCGACGCGACGAGACGGGCCGGCCGCACCGCATCATCGGCATCATGCGCGACGCCACCCAGGAGCTCACCGACGCCACCGAGCGCCAGGAGGTCGATCAGGAGCGCCGCCGGCAGACCAGCGTCGTCGAGAGCACCACGGCGGCCCTCGCTCACGCCAGGACGGTTCAGGACGTCATCGACGTACTGAAGGACTCGCACGGTCTGGAACACTTCGGCGCGACCAGCCTGGTGATGGGCCTGCTGGAGGCGGGCAGGATTCATCTGGTCGCCGAGGGGCCCGTGGGCTCCTTCGTGCCCGGGACCCGCTGGACGAGAGTCGACGAGCAGTACCCGATGAGTGAGGTGGTGCGCACCCTCACCCCCCGTTTCATCGAGTCCAAACAGGACTTCGCCGACTCCTATCCGCGGTTGTGGCCGCACATCAGCGACCTGGATATCTGCGCCGCGGCCTATCTGCCGCTGATCGCCCAGGCCAAGCCGATTGGAGCGCTCGGCCTCCTCTACCGCGACAAGACCGGGTTCAGCGCCGACGAGCGCAATGTGCTGGTCGCGCTCAGCAGCAGCATTGCGCAGAGCCTCGCGCGCGCCGTGCTCTACGAACAGGAGCACGATCTCGCCGAGGGTCTTCAGCAGGCCATGCTGCCGCGCCGGATTCCCGACGTGCCCGGTGCGCAGATCGCGGTGCGCTACCGCTCGGCGCGGCTCGGCAGGGACATCGGCGGCGACTGGTACGACATCATCGCGCTCCCCGGTGGACGGGTCGGCGCGGTCATCGGAGACGTACAGGGGCATGACACCCACGCGGCCGCGGTGATGGGGCAGTTGCGCATCGTGCTGCGGGCGTACGCGGCCGAGGGGCACACCCCGGCCACCGTGATGGCGCGCGCGTCCGTCTTTCTCCATGAGCTGGACACCGAGCGGTTCGCGACATGTACGTATGCGGAGGCCGATCTGTCGACCGGTGTGATGCAGCTGGTGCGGGCGGGTCATGTCGACCCGCTGATCAGGGACAGCGACGGCAGCACCCGGCGGCTGTCGTTGGAGGGCGGGCTGCCGCTGGGGCTCTCGGCGGAGTTCGGCCAGCTCGAATACCCGGTCAGCACCGTCGAGCTGGACCCCGGGCAGGCATTGCTCCTCTACACGGACGGACTTGTCGAGCAGCCCGGCGCCGACCTCGACGACGGAATGCAGACGCTGACCTCACTGGTGCGCGGCGGCCCGCGTGATCTGCAACAACTGGCCGACCGGCTCTGCGAGGTGGTGGACGAGCGGGGCGGCGACGACGATGTCGCGATCCTGCTGCTGCGCCGCAAGGGTGCCTACACCGCGCAGGCGGGCGGTCGGCTCCAGCAGCACGTCGCGCAGAGCGACCCCGAGGCGCTGAGTTCGGCCCGGCACATGATCCGGGCGGCGGTCAGTGCCTGGGGGGCGCGGGAGAGGGCGGACGAGATCGAGCTGGCGGCCGACGAGATGACGACCAATGCGCTGATGCACACCGAAGGTGGGGCGATCGTGACCATCCGGGTGCTCTCCGGCATCGAACGGCGGCTGCGGGTGGAGGTCGAGGACCGTTCGAGTGCGCTGCCGCGCCGGCGTGACGCGGGCGAGTCCGGTGTCTCAGGGCGCGGGCTGATGCTGGTGGACAGGCTCGCGGAGGCGTGGGGCGTGGAGTCGCGAGGCAGTGGCAAGTGCGTGTGGTGCGAATTCATCATTCCGGACAGGCAGCCGATCGCGTGATCATTTACCTGTTGTTAACTGTCCGTGAACTGTTCATCCTTGACCGTAACCGACCGGAGGCGATTGACTGCGCACTCCCTGGCCTTCTAGGACATGAGGAACCTTTGAGCAGCGAGCTTCTCGCCCCTCTCGACCTGGCGTTCTGGCACCTCGAGTCCGCCGGGCACCCGATGCATCTCGGCGCCCTCGCCTTCTTCGCGCTCCCGCCAGTCGCCGCGTCCGCTGCCGCTCCCGTTCCTGCGCCGGGTCCCGTTTCCGCGCCGGGCGCGGGGGGCGGCGGGCGCATTCTGGATCTGCTCGCCACCCGCGCCGCCGCGATCCCCCGGCTGCGGATGCGGGTGAGGGACGTCTGGCTGCCCATCGGCGGCGCTGCCTGGTCCGTGGCCAAGGACTTCGACGTACGGCGGCATGTGCACCACATCCGTCTCCCGGACATCGACTTCGCCGCCGGGGCCGCGGCCCTCGCCGGTGAACTGATGGAGCGGCCACTCGAACGAGGCCTGCCGCCCTGGGAGATGTACCTCCTCACGGGAGGCAGGGAAGGCGGGGGAGGGAGGGACGGCTCCTTCGCGGTGCTGGTCAAGCTCCACCACGCGCTGGCCGACGGTATGCGCGCGGTCGCCATCGGGGCCGGGATCTTCGACGAGATCGCCGGCATCGCCGGCGCCCGCACGGCCGGCGTACGGCGGGTGCGCACCGTGCCGCCCACGTCCTGGCTCGCGGGCCCCCGGCAGGCGGCCGGCCTTGCCCGGAACCGTCTCGAGGAGCTGGGCAGGGCTCTGGACGTCGGAGCCTCGGTCGTACGGTCCAGCCGGTTCGACCCGCGCGGCGTGCCCGCCCTGTCGGCCGCATCGAGCGGCACCCGTCGGGTCGGCACCGCCGTGCTCGACCTGGAAGATGTGCAGCGCGTCCGCCGGGCGGCGGGCGGTACGGCCAACGATGTGCTGCTCGCGATCGTGGCGGGCGCGCTGCGGCGCTGGATGGGCGACCGCGGCGAGCGGCTGTCCCCGGCCGACCCGCGCGCCCTGGTCCCCGTCTCCCGGCGCAGGCCCGGCAGCCCGCCCGGCTCGGGCAACAAGCTCTCCGCGTATCTGCTCACCCTCCCGGTCCGTGACCCCGACCCGCGCTCACGGCTGGCTGCCGTACGCCGCGCCATGGACCGCAACAAGGAAGCGGGCCCCTCGCGAGGCGCCGGGGCGGTGGCCGTACTCGCCGACCAACTGCCGCCGCTGGCACACCGGTTCGGTGCCCCGCTGGCCGGCGGGGCGGCCCGGATGCTCTTCGACATCCTGGTGACGAGCGTGCCGCTGCCGCGCTCCGCCCTCTCGCTCGGCGGCTGCCCCCTGCGCGAGATCTACCCGATGGCGCCGCTCGCCCGTGGACAGTCCCTGGCGATCGCGCTGTCGACGTACGGCGGACAGGTACATGTCGGCCTGGTCGCCGACGGAAAGGCCGTACCCGATCTGGGCCGGCTCGCGCACGGTCTGCGTGAGGAGCTCGAGGAACTCCTCACTCTCACCCGATAGAACGGCACATCAAGAGAAGAGAATCCCTATAGATCGGATAGCTCGAAGGTTCGTCACGGAATCCAGGTCCCTTCAAGGGTGTTGACGCCCCAAGTGATCCGATGAATATTCGTCCTGACCGGTGGATGCCACGGCGAGGGGGCAGCGGCGGGATGCGATGGAGCACGCTCGGACACAGTGCGGTCGAGATCACCGAGCTGTCCTTCGGGGCAGCCGGAATCGGCAATCTGTACGCCCCCGTCGACCCCGGCGCGGCCGCGGCCGCGATCGATGCGGCCTGGGACGCGGGCATCCGCACCTTCGACACGGCACCCCACTACGGGCTCGGCCTGTCCGAACGCAGACTGGGTGAGGCGCTGCGCGGCCGCCCCCGCGACGCGTACACCCTCTCCACCAAGGCCGGACGGCTGCTCGAACCCTGCCCGGCCGAGGGCGACGACCTGGCCCACGGCTTCGCCGTCCCGGCCGACCACCGCCGCGTATGGGACTTCAGTGCCGCCGGGGTACGCCGCAGCATCGAGGAGAGCCTGCTGCGCCTCGGCCTCGACCGGATCGACATCGTCTATCTGCACGACCCGGACGACCATGAGGAAGCCGCCTTCCGCCACGGCTATCCGGCACTCGAGAAGCTGCGCGCCGAGGGCGTCATCGGTGCGATCGGCGCCGGAATGAACCAGGCCGCGATGCTCACCCGCTTTCTCCGCGACACCGACGTCGACGCTGTCCTCTGCGCCGGCCGCTACACCCTGCTCGACCAGAGCGCGGTGGCCGAGCTGTTGCCCGAAGCCACCGCCCGCGGCAAGAGCGTCGTCGTCGGCGGGGTCTTCAACTCCGGGCTGCTCGCCGATCCGCGGCCCGGAGCCACCTACGACTACACGGCCGCGCCCGACGACATCCTTCAGCGGGCTCTGCGCCTCAAGGCCGTCACCGAACGGCACGGCGTACCGCTGCGCGCCGCCGCTCTCCACTACCCCCTCGGCCATCCGGCCGTCGCCGGCGTCCTGGTCGGCGCCCGGTCCGCCGGCGAAGTACGGGACGCGGCCGATCTGCTCGGCCGCCCCGTGCCACCGGCACTCTGGGACGAGCTGCGAGCCGAAGGGCTGCTGCCCACGGACGGGGGTGCCCGATGAGGGTCGCCCTGCACACCACGGTCCGCGCCGACCGCATCGACGCGTACGAGGCGGCCCACCGCGCGGTCCCCGAGGAGCTCACCGCCGCGATCCGCGCCGCAGGCGCCACCTCCTGGACGATCTGGCGCAGCGGCACCGACCTCTTCCATCTGCTCGACTGCGACGACTACGCCCGTCTGCTGGCCGCACTCGAAGAACTCCCGGTCAATATCGCCTGGCAGGCGCGGATGGCCGAACTGCTCGATGTCGTCCACGACTACTCGACGAACGGCGCGGACGCCGGACTACCCGTCGTCTGGGAGCTGTGAGCCCCATGACGATCATCGACGCCCACCACCACGTCTGGGATCTGGCCGTACGGGACCAGGAGTGGATCACCGGTCCCGAGTTGGCCCCCATCCGCCGCACCTTCACCCTCGAGGACCTCACCCCCGACGCGCGCGCCGCGGGTGTACGGGCCACCGTCCTGGTCCAGACGGTCACTGTCGCCGAGGAGACCCCCGAATTCCTGGCTCTCGCCGACAGCCATGACCTCGTCGCCGGCGTCGTCGGCTGGACCGACCTCACTGCTCCTGATATCGCCGACACCCTCGCGGCCCTGCGTGAACTCCCCGGCGGGGACCGGCTCGTGGGCATCCGTCACCAGGTCCAGGGCGAACCCGACCCGCAGTGGCTGCTCCGCCCCGACGTGCTGCGCGGCCTCGCCGCCGTAGCCTCCGCAGGGCTCGTCTACGACCTCGTGGTGCTCCCGTGCCAGCTGCCCGCGGCGGCAGGGGCTGCGGCCCGGCTGCCCGAGCTCACCTTCGTACTCGACCATCTGGGCAAGCCGCCCATCGCCTCGAAGGAGATGGAGCCCTGGGCGGCCGATGTGCGCGCCCTGGCCGCCCGGCCCAACACTGTCTGCAAACTCTCCGGCATGGTGACCGAAGCCGCCTGGTCCACCTGGACCACCCCCGATCTGATCCCCTACGCCGATACGGTGCTCGACGCCTTCGGGCCCGGCCGGCTGATGTTCGGCTCCGACTGGCCGGTGTGCCGGCTGGCCGCCGGCTACGCCGAGGTGGTCGCCGCGGCCCGCGCGCTCACCCACCGGCTGGCCGACGGCGAACGGCGCGCGGTCTTCGAGACCACGGCGAGCCGCGTCTACGCACTGCGGGAGCGGGATCTGTGAGCGGGGTGGGGCCGCCGGCCCGGTGAACCTGCGGCTGCCCTGCCCCTGCGGCACCCTGGAGACATGCCGGAGCTGCCCGAAGTCGAAGCGCTGAGAGAGTTCCTCGACGGTCATCTGGTGGGACAGGAGATCGTCCGCGTCATGCCCCTGGCGATCAGCGTCCTCAAGACGTACGACCCGCCGCTGACCGCCCTCGAAGGTGCCACCGTCACCGCCGTGGACCGGCACGGGAAGTGGCTCGACATCACCGCGGGCGGACTCCATCTGGTCGCCCATCTCGCCCGTGCGGGCTGGCTCCAGTGGAAGGACGAGTTCCCGGCCGCGCCGCCACGACCCGGCAAGGGGCCGCTCGCTCTGCGCACCCTCCTTGCCGCGGGCGGCGGTTTCGACCTCACCGAGGCGGGCACCACCAAGCGCCTCGCCGTCCATCTCGTACGCGACCCGGCCGAGGTGCCCGGCATCGCCCGGCTCGGCCCGGACCCGCTCGCCGACGCCTTCGGCCGCGACACCTTCGCCGCGCTGCTTGCCGGCGAACGGCGGCAGATCAAGGGCGCGCTGCGCGATCAGAGCCTGATCGCCGGCATCGGCAACGCCTACAGCGACGAGATTCTGCACGTGGCGAGGATGTCGCCGTTCAAGCCCGTGCAGAATCTCGACGAGGACGAGACCACGCTGCTGTACGAGGCGCTGCGTTCCACGCTGCGCGAGGCCGTGGAGCGTTCGCGCGGCGTCGCGGCGGGCCGGCTGAAAGCCGAGAAGAAAAGCGGCCTGCGTGTCCACGGCCGTACCGGTCAGCCGTGCCCGGTGTGCGGGGACACGATCCGCGAAGTCTCCTTCAGCGACTCCTCGCTGCAGTACTGCCCCACCTGCCAGACCGGCGGCAAACCACTCGCCGACCGCAGACTCTCCCGTCTGCTGAAGTAGGCCGCCGCCGAAGCGTGGGACGTCCAGAGCCTGCCCTACCCACCGATGGAGACCAGACGCTTGCCGTCCCCGGTGCGGATCTCCCAGTGACCGATCTCGGCGCTCTGCAGGCCGGTGCCCCCTTCGATGTCCAGGGGCTGCTCGTGGCCCGGGGAGTCCGGCATCCCGTAGCCGCCGTCGGGCACCGCCCAGCTGAGGACCGGATGTTCGGCGCCGTCCTTGCCGATGGCGATCAGCCGGCAGACGCGCGGCCCGGTCAGCCCCGCCAGCTGCAGAGCGACCGCGGTGCCCCAGCCCCGTTCCCTGAGCGCGACGGATGCGGTGACACCCGACGCGAGGTCCGTCGCGACGATCTGCTGCCCGCCCGCGCTCCCACCGTCCTGGAGTGCCACCGCCGCGGCGGGCAGAGCGATGATCAGCGCGGCCGCCGCCGCGACCAGCCGCAGCCGGCGCCTGCGGCTGCGCCGGCGCAACGCGCCGACCTCGTCGGTGAGCCGCTCCAGCAGTCGCGGGGTGGGACGGGGCTCGGCCCGGCCGGGACCGGCGAGTTCGGTCAGGGCGGCGGTGACAGCGGTGAAGTCGGCGAGCTGCACCGCGCACATGACGCAGTCGGTCAGATGCTCCTCGAAGCGGAATGCGTCCGCCGGTTCCAGGACGCCCAGCGCATAGGCGGCCACGTCCCGGTGCCGCTGCTGCAGGTTCATGGGCGGTCCCCTCGATTCATCTCTTCGTCTCTTGCGGTCTGTCGCCCTGGAATACGGACCAGGGCCCCTGTCTGCTCAACCCGGCGCCGGGGCGGACACCAGGCCGTGGTCCCGGAATCGAGGCCCGCCTACACTCCGCAGCATGCTGCGCGTACTGGCTGTCGACGACGAGAAACCGGCGCTCGAGGAACTGCTCTACCTTCTCCGCTCCGACGCACGGGTCCGGAGCGCGGAAGGTGCCACGGATGCCACCGAGGCCCTGCGCCGCATCGGCCGTGCCCTGGACGCCGGCCCGGACGGGGAGGACGGCATCGATGTCGTCTTTCTCGACATCCACATGGCCGGGCTCACCGGGCTCGACGTCGCCAAGCTGCTGGCCGGCTTCGCCCGGCCGCCGCTGATCGTGTTCGTCACCGCTCATGAGGGCTTCGCCGTGCAGGCCTTCGACCTCAAGGCCGTCGACTACGTGCTCAAGCCGGTGCGCAGGGAGCGTCTCGCCGAGGCTGTACGCCGGGTCCGTGACCTCGTCGTCTCGGCGCGCGAGCCGCGGCAGCCGGAGCCGGTGGGCCCGGCCGGCCCCGGCGCCGCGGCCACCGTCGTGCCCAGCACACCGCCCAACGTCGAGCAGATACCGGTCGAACTGGGCGGTGTGACCCGGTTCGTGCCGATCGACGACATCGCCTATGTCGAAGCCCAGGGGGACTATGCCCGGCTCCATACCAAGGACGGCAGCCACCTGGTGAGAATTCCGCTCTCCACCCTGGAGGAGCGCTGGGCCTCCCGCGGTTTCGTACGGATACACCGCAGCCATCTCGTCGCGCTGGGCCGTATCGACGAACTGCGCCTGGACGCCGGTACGACCACGGTCCGGGTCGGCGACGCCGAGCTCGCCGTCAGCCGCCGCCATGCGCGCCAGCTGCGCGATCTGCTGATGCGGCACGCCGGGGGGTGACCGACCCGCGGTCGTGCCCTGCCCCCGCGGCCCCGGCAACTCGACGCGTCCGCCGCGTCCGTCCGCCCCTCCGCCGACCCCGCCCGCCGCGTCCGCCCCGTCCGCCCGTTCGGCGGCCGCGGACAGCCGCTCATCGCCCGGGAGCGGCCGTACGGCGACGGACATCCTCCGCTGACAGAGCCGGAGCCGCTTTCGGCGGCAGCCCCCTCCCACGCCGCCTAACCTTGATCGCGCAAGGGGAGAAGGGGCCTGATGTCCGACATCGAAGCGTTGCTGGAGGAGCTCCGGAGCCTGCCGGCGACCCGGCCGTCCAGCGCCCATGACATCGAGGCACTGATCGCCACGGCGAAGAGTGCCGCAGGCCGCTGGGCCGATGTGCTGTACGAGATCCGGGAATCGGCCCAGGGACTCGTCGGCCCCCGCGCCGAAGCCGCCCTCGGAGTTGCCTTCCGCAGGGCAGAGGAGTCCTACGTCGAGCTCGAGATCGCACTCAGCGACTGCGCCCGGCGCCCGGGCCGCTGACCGGTCACTGGCCAGCCGCTGACCAGCGATGGAGCGGCAATCGAGGTACTGCCGCCGGTGTCTACCGTCGGTAAACACTCCTGCGTAGACTCCACAGCTCCCGAGGGTTCGCCGAGAGACGCTGGAGCGGACGACGATGTCTGCAGAGCAACACCCCCGCCGCGAGGTCGTCACCGGGGTGCCGCGCGGCGCCAGGCGCGCGCCCGGGCATGCCCCCGCCCGGTCCGAGATCAGCGAGCAGACGACACTCGGCGCCACCTACGTACGCTCCCTGATGCGCAGCCAGCTGCGGGCCGCGCTCTACGCGCTGGGGGCCCTCGCCCTGCTGGTCGGTTCCCTGCCGCTGCTCTTCGCGCTGCCGGCCGCCGTCGGCGGCGATCTCTCCTCGCCGGAGCCCTTCGTCTGGTCATCGCTCGGCCTGGCCGTCTACCCGGTGATGTGGCTGACCGCTCGCTGGTACGTGCGCCGGGCGGAGCGCAACGAACGCGACTTCACCAGGCTCGTCGAAGGCCGCTGACCGGTGCTGCCCGGTGAAGCTTCATGAACCAGACCTACGCGGTGACAGCCGTCACCGTCGTGGTGCTCGCCACCCTGCTCATCGGCGCGCTCGGGCTGCGCATATCCCGCACCACCTCCGACTTCTATGTCGCCTCCCGCACGGTGAAGCCCGGTCTGAACGCCGCGGCCATCAGCGGTGAGTACCTCTCCGCCGCGTCCTTCCTCGGCATCGCGGGCCTGGTGCTCCTGCAGGGCCCCGACATGCTCTGGTACCCGGTCGGCTACACCGCCGGCTACCTCGTACTCCTGGTGCTGGTCGCCGCCCCGCTGCGCCGCTCGGGGGCGTACACCCTCTCCGACTTCGCCGAGGCCCGGCTGGAGTCCGGCGCGGTGCGCAGGCTCGCCAGCCTCTTCGTCGTCGGCATCGGCTGGCTCTATCTGCTGCCCCAGCTGCAGGGCGCCGGACTGACCCTGGAGATACTCACCGGCGCGCCCGACTGGGTCGGCGGTCTGGTCGTCGCGGTCGTCGTCACCGGAGCCGTTGCCGCGGGCGGCATGCGCAGCATCACCTTCGTCCAGGCTTTCCAGTACTGGCTCAAGCTCACCGCCCTGCTGGTGCCCGCGCTCTTCCTCGTCGCCGCCTGGCTCGGCGACGACGCGCCCCGAGCCCGCTTCGACGCGCCGACGCTCTTCCGCGAGCACACCGTCGTACGCGTCGACGACAGCGTCCGCATCGATCTCGACGAACCGCTCACTCTCACTGTCTCCGGCGGCATCGACGGCACCCGGCACGAGAAGCGGCACGTCACCCTGGACGAGGGCACCCACCGCATCGAGGCCGGCACCACCCTGAAGTTCCCCCGGGGCGCCGAAGTGCCCGAGCGGGCCTCCTCGGGAACCGACCCGTTCAGCTGGTCCCAGCCGCTGTCCGGCGGCCGGGACGGTTACCAGCTGTACGCGACGTACGGACTCATCCTCGCCACCTTCCTGGGCACGATGGGACTCCCGCATGTCGCCGTCCGCTTCTACACCAGCCCCAACGGCCGCGCTGCGCGCCGCACCACCCTTGTCGTCCTCGGGCTGATCGGCGCCTTCTATCTGCTGCCGCCCGTCTACGGCGCACTCGGGCGGATCTACGCACCCGAACTCGCCCTCACCGGCGAGGCCGACGCCGCTGTCCTGGTGCTGCCCGAACGGATCGTCGGCGGGCTCGCGGGAGATCTCCTCGGCGCGCTGCTGGCGGGCGGCGCGTTCGCCGCGTTCCTGTCCACCGCCTCCGGACTGACCATGTCCGTCGCCGGTGTCATCACCCAGGATGTGCTGCCCTCGCGCGGCGTACGGCACTTCCGCCTCGCCACTCTGCTCGCCATGGCGGTGCCGCTGGCGGTGAGTGTCGTGGCCACCAATGTGCCGGTCGCCGACGCCGTGGGGCTCGCGTTCGCCGTCTCCGCGTCCTCGTTCTGTCCGTTGCTGGTGCTCGGCATCTGGTGGCGGGGGCTGACCCCGCCCGGCGCGGGCGCCGGACTGGTGATCGGCGGCGGGTCCGCGCTCACCGCGGTGATGGCCACCCGCGCGGGCCTCCCTCCCGAGGGCTGGGTGCACACCCTGATGGCCTGGCCCGCCGTGTGGTCGGTGCCCCTCGGCTTTCTGACCATGGTGCTGGTGTCGCTCGCCACCCGGCACCACATACCTCCCGGCGCCGCCGCCATCCTTGCGCGGCTGCATCTGCCGGAAGACCTCGTCGGCAGGCCTCAGCCCGAAGGAGTGGAACGATGACGGGGACGGGACTGGCCGCACTGGCAGCGGCGGGAGCGGTACTGCTGGCGACGGGCATCGTCCTGGGCAGGATGACGGCACGCCGGGGCGCCAGGCCCGACCTCGACCTCGGCACGCCCGTCGAGCGTGCCACCTTCCACACCCTGCACACCGCCTCGCTCGCCGCACCCCCGCTGCGCGCCGGCCTCACCGAGGACACCGCACGCAAAGCCGCCCGGCGGCTGCGCTCCCTGCTCGGCACCGAGGCGCTCTGTCTCACCGACCGTGAGTCCGTGCTCGCCTGGGACGGCCCCGGCGCCGACCACCATGAGCAGCAGGTCATGGTGCGGGTCGCCGAAATACTCGACTCGGGGCGCAGCCAGAGCGTGCACACCGAGTGCGCGGACCTGGAGTGCCCGCTGCGCTGGGCCGTGATCGCCCCGCTGACGGGGGAGGAGGGAGTGCTCGGCGCGCTCGTCGCCTACGGGTCGCGGGAGTCGGCCGTCCTGGTGCGTGCCGCGACCGAGGTGGCCCGCTGGGTCTCCGTACAGCTGGAACTGGCCGAGCTCGACCGGTCCCGTACCCGGCTCATCGAGGCGGAGATCCGGGCCTTGCGCGCCCAGATATCGCCGCACTTCATCTTCAACTCGCTCGCCGCCATCGCCTCGTTCGTCCGCACCGATCCCGAGCGGGCACGTGAACTGCTGTTGGAATTCGCCGACTTCACCCGCTACTCCTTCCGCAGGCACGGCGACTTCACCAACCTCGCCGACGAACTGCGCTCCATCGAGCAGTATCTGGCGCTCGCCGGGGCCCGCTTCGGCGACCGGCTCAAGGTGACGCTCCAGGTGGCGCCGGAGGTGCTGCCGGTGACGCTGCCGTTCCTGTGTCTGCAGCCGCTCGTCGAGAACGCCGTCAAGCACGGCCTGGAGGACTCCAGGAACGAATGCCGTGTCGTGATCGCGGCGCGGGACGCCGGAGCGGAGGCCATGGTGACCATCGAGGACGACGGTGTGGGCATGGACCCGGCCGTCCTGCGGGGGATTCTCACGGGGGAGCGGACGGCGTCCTCGGGAATCGGCCTGTCCAATGTCGACGACCGGCTGCGCCAGGTGTACGGGGACGATTACGGACTCGTCATCGAGACAGGCGTCGGTGCCGGGATGAAGATCACGATCCGGATCCCCAAGTACCGCGCGGGGGTGCATTCCTCGGCAGGCCACTCGTCCCCGGGCTGAGCCCGTCGGCGCAGGCTGCCGGCGCAGCGCCGTCGGCCGCCCGCCGAGAGCCTCGCAAGCGTCTCACTCGCAAGGCCCTGACTCGCAAGGATCTCAGAAGAGATGGATGGCGAGATGACTCAGCGGCAGCCCGAGCTGCCAGGCCGGAGTCCAGACCTGCCTGCCTTCGTCCACGCCCGCACCCATCGGGTTCGCCGGGTGCCACGGCTCGCTGTCGCCGAGGTCGGCCGCGAGCAGCTCCGTCATCCGCAGCCAGTTCCAGGCGTCCCGCGCGAGCGCCAGATCGGGGTCGGCCCCGCCCTCGAGGTGGCGCTCCCGCTCCTCGCGGGCGGCCATCCGCTCCAGCACCCACTCCTGCCAGGGGTGTCCGTGCGAGGTGAGGGTCAGCCACTCCTCGATCCGGGCGACGGCACGGACACCCGCGAGTTCGTCCGCGCTGTCGCACAGACAGATGGTCAGCGCCAGTGTCTGCCGGCCGGCACGGAATTCGATCGAGCCGCTTTCCACGAGCTCTCCGGTGCGCAGCATCTCGTCGGCGATGTACTCGGCGCAGAGCCATGCCATGGGGACCGCCAGCCCGCCTGGGCTGGTGCCGTTCGTACTTTCGGGCTGCACCCTTCCCACCTTCTCCCGGACGACTTCGTGTGCCGACTCGACGTCGAGCCTCCACCGAGAGACACGGCTGAGGGTGCCTCTTTACTCAACTTGAGCGTGAGGTTTCGCATACTGTCGCCTGCTCGCCGTGGCCCGAGGGGGACGACGTCACCACCGGGACATCCGGGGCGTGCGTGACGGAGGCGTGGACCAGTACGAGCCACCGTCACACGCCGCCGTGTCACGCCACCGACGCCTCGGAGGCGGTCCGACTCGGACGCCAACTGCCGTCGTGGAGCTGCACACGCAACAGTGCGGCGCGGCACCGCCGCCACGCCGGGCTGCCCGGGGCCGCCGCGTTCAGCGCGATCAGGGCGAGCGCGGTGGCGGGCAGTTCGTCCTCGGTGCGGGCGTTGTCCTGCCGGGCCGCCGCAATCCTGGCCACTGCCTCGCGCACCGGCCGCCCCCCGCCTGCCGGGTGCTCCGCCAGGAGCCGTGCGGCCCACAGCGCGGGGGAGCCGGGCCGTCCGGTGAACGGGCAGGGTGTGCCGGTCGCGATGTCGCGGTCGAGCAGGCCGGCCAGCCGGCCGAGGGGCGCGCCGCCGACGACTGCCAGATCGACATGGACGGCCACCGCCTGCACGACCCGGCTCAGGACTGCGTACCCGGACGCGTCGAGCCGGGGGTGGCTCAGATCGACGGGTTCCTCTTCGCGCAGCGCCAGCGTGCGCAGCGCCGAATCGATCAGCTCGTCGGCGGAGCCGCGGGGCGGGGAGGGGATTGCGCGCAGCCAGCGGCGTGCCCGGCGTGCCGCCCGGGTGGCCGCGGTGTCGGGGCACCGGCTCAACGCGACGCAGGCCAGGGCCGTCGAGGCGATCGCCGGCCGTCGCGATGGGGGTGTCTCGGTCGGTGTCTCGGTCAAGGAAACCGTCCTCGGGTCGTCGCGCGTTCTCCGCACAGGTGCAGTACGCGCGCCGCCCGGCGCCGGTTCAGTTCCCGCTGTCGGCCCCCGTCCCCGACCCGGCCGGGCGGGGGTCGCGGCCGATGAGACCGAGCAGACGGTCCTGCAGCGGGGAGTCGTCGGGGACCTTCACCTCGGGACCGAACACCTCGATGTCCGGACCGAACGCGCCCGGCGTCCGGAGCTTCTCCATCACCTCGGCCGGAATCGCCGTGG includes:
- a CDS encoding Fpg/Nei family DNA glycosylase produces the protein MPELPEVEALREFLDGHLVGQEIVRVMPLAISVLKTYDPPLTALEGATVTAVDRHGKWLDITAGGLHLVAHLARAGWLQWKDEFPAAPPRPGKGPLALRTLLAAGGGFDLTEAGTTKRLAVHLVRDPAEVPGIARLGPDPLADAFGRDTFAALLAGERRQIKGALRDQSLIAGIGNAYSDEILHVARMSPFKPVQNLDEDETTLLYEALRSTLREAVERSRGVAAGRLKAEKKSGLRVHGRTGQPCPVCGDTIREVSFSDSSLQYCPTCQTGGKPLADRRLSRLLK
- a CDS encoding anti-sigma factor — its product is MNLQQRHRDVAAYALGVLEPADAFRFEEHLTDCVMCAVQLADFTAVTAALTELAGPGRAEPRPTPRLLERLTDEVGALRRRSRRRRLRLVAAAAALIIALPAAAVALQDGGSAGGQQIVATDLASGVTASVALRERGWGTAVALQLAGLTGPRVCRLIAIGKDGAEHPVLSWAVPDGGYGMPDSPGHEQPLDIEGGTGLQSAEIGHWEIRTGDGKRLVSIGG
- a CDS encoding LytTR family DNA-binding domain-containing protein, which gives rise to MLRVLAVDDEKPALEELLYLLRSDARVRSAEGATDATEALRRIGRALDAGPDGEDGIDVVFLDIHMAGLTGLDVAKLLAGFARPPLIVFVTAHEGFAVQAFDLKAVDYVLKPVRRERLAEAVRRVRDLVVSAREPRQPEPVGPAGPGAAATVVPSTPPNVEQIPVELGGVTRFVPIDDIAYVEAQGDYARLHTKDGSHLVRIPLSTLEERWASRGFVRIHRSHLVALGRIDELRLDAGTTTVRVGDAELAVSRRHARQLRDLLMRHAGG
- a CDS encoding cation acetate symporter; the encoded protein is MNQTYAVTAVTVVVLATLLIGALGLRISRTTSDFYVASRTVKPGLNAAAISGEYLSAASFLGIAGLVLLQGPDMLWYPVGYTAGYLVLLVLVAAPLRRSGAYTLSDFAEARLESGAVRRLASLFVVGIGWLYLLPQLQGAGLTLEILTGAPDWVGGLVVAVVVTGAVAAGGMRSITFVQAFQYWLKLTALLVPALFLVAAWLGDDAPRARFDAPTLFREHTVVRVDDSVRIDLDEPLTLTVSGGIDGTRHEKRHVTLDEGTHRIEAGTTLKFPRGAEVPERASSGTDPFSWSQPLSGGRDGYQLYATYGLILATFLGTMGLPHVAVRFYTSPNGRAARRTTLVVLGLIGAFYLLPPVYGALGRIYAPELALTGEADAAVLVLPERIVGGLAGDLLGALLAGGAFAAFLSTASGLTMSVAGVITQDVLPSRGVRHFRLATLLAMAVPLAVSVVATNVPVADAVGLAFAVSASSFCPLLVLGIWWRGLTPPGAGAGLVIGGGSALTAVMATRAGLPPEGWVHTLMAWPAVWSVPLGFLTMVLVSLATRHHIPPGAAAILARLHLPEDLVGRPQPEGVER
- a CDS encoding sensor histidine kinase — encoded protein: MTGTGLAALAAAGAVLLATGIVLGRMTARRGARPDLDLGTPVERATFHTLHTASLAAPPLRAGLTEDTARKAARRLRSLLGTEALCLTDRESVLAWDGPGADHHEQQVMVRVAEILDSGRSQSVHTECADLECPLRWAVIAPLTGEEGVLGALVAYGSRESAVLVRAATEVARWVSVQLELAELDRSRTRLIEAEIRALRAQISPHFIFNSLAAIASFVRTDPERARELLLEFADFTRYSFRRHGDFTNLADELRSIEQYLALAGARFGDRLKVTLQVAPEVLPVTLPFLCLQPLVENAVKHGLEDSRNECRVVIAARDAGAEAMVTIEDDGVGMDPAVLRGILTGERTASSGIGLSNVDDRLRQVYGDDYGLVIETGVGAGMKITIRIPKYRAGVHSSAGHSSPG